A single window of Nicotiana tomentosiformis chromosome 1, ASM39032v3, whole genome shotgun sequence DNA harbors:
- the LOC138891638 gene encoding uncharacterized protein: protein MGIAESSGVVFTTFQLRGAAYQWWREYELGNPAEAASLTWTQFSDIFLREYVPQSFRDAWRAEFEQLRQGSMTVSEYAVRFNDLAGHAPALVAIVKEWVRRFIDGLNPSIRFSMARELEMDIAYQQVVGISRRWEGMLTRERAERESKRSRESSTYSGTHAPATAHHGRVYVSRPIHSELPASSSIPATPRP, encoded by the coding sequence atgggtattgcggagtctagtggggttgttttcactacgttccagcttaggggagcggcttatcagtggtggcgagaaTATGAGTTGGGTAAtccggccgaggcagcttcactcacttggactcagttctcggatatattcttgagggagtatgttccccagagtttcagagatgcatggcgagcagagtttgagcagttgcgccagggttctatgactgtgtcggagtatgcggtTAGGTTCAATGATTTGGCtgggcatgcaccagccttggttgctattgTTAAAGAGTgggtccgtcgatttatcgatgggctcaaccccagtatcagatttagcatggcccgagagttggagatggacatcgcataccagcaggtagtaggAATATCTAGGAGATGGGAGGGTatgttgactcgggagagagcggagagggagtccaagaggtctcgagagtctagcacatatagtggtactcaTGCCCCAGCTACAGCTCATCATGGTAGGGTCTATGTGAGTCGCCCTATTCATTCCGAACTTCCAGCTTCCAGTAGTATTCCAGCCACTCCTAGGCCTTag